Proteins from a genomic interval of Aureimonas sp. AU20:
- a CDS encoding ABC transporter permease, translated as MNGPSLSRRLSGSGQEILLLLAIVVLFLVVGWVNPRFVSQNNLTSIFVGNAYIAVAAIGMSMVIISGHIDVSVGALIGVLATISGLLVTNGYPIWLAWLLPVLIGGAVNAVLGAVIAYLKVPSIIATLAMLSILRGGLITATGGAWISGLPPGYQLAQFRLFDIPSPVWFMVGMTIVAAFLLRSTAFGRSIYAVGGNGEAAEAEGIPYNRTIVKVFTIHGMIAGVAAILFATQLQVIQSTVPNGLELIIITASVVGGVSILGGIGTVTGSTLAAILFAAIGSSLIFLNVSAYWLRAVQGILILGTVLIDMARRGRTG; from the coding sequence ATGAACGGGCCGTCGCTGTCGCGCCGCCTGTCCGGCTCGGGCCAGGAAATCCTGCTGCTCCTCGCCATCGTAGTGCTGTTTCTGGTGGTCGGCTGGGTCAACCCGCGCTTCGTATCGCAGAACAACCTCACCTCGATCTTCGTCGGCAACGCCTATATCGCGGTGGCCGCGATCGGCATGTCGATGGTCATCATCTCCGGCCATATCGACGTGTCGGTCGGCGCGCTGATCGGCGTTCTCGCGACGATCAGCGGCCTTCTCGTCACCAACGGCTATCCCATCTGGCTCGCGTGGCTCCTGCCTGTCCTGATCGGCGGCGCCGTAAACGCCGTGCTCGGCGCGGTGATCGCCTATCTCAAGGTGCCATCGATCATCGCGACGCTTGCCATGCTGTCGATCCTGCGCGGCGGGCTCATCACGGCCACCGGCGGCGCCTGGATCTCCGGCCTGCCGCCGGGCTACCAGCTCGCCCAGTTCCGGCTTTTCGACATTCCTTCCCCCGTCTGGTTCATGGTGGGCATGACGATCGTCGCGGCCTTCCTCCTGCGCAGCACCGCCTTCGGACGCTCGATTTATGCGGTCGGCGGCAATGGCGAGGCGGCGGAGGCCGAGGGCATTCCCTACAACCGGACCATCGTGAAGGTCTTCACGATCCACGGAATGATCGCCGGCGTCGCGGCCATCCTGTTCGCAACGCAGCTGCAGGTCATCCAGTCCACCGTGCCGAACGGGCTGGAGCTCATCATCATCACCGCGTCCGTCGTCGGCGGCGTTTCGATCCTGGGCGGCATCGGCACGGTGACGGGCTCGACGCTCGCCGCCATCCTGTTCGCGGCGATCGGCTCCTCGCTGATCTTCCTCAACGTCTCGGCCTACTGGCTGCGCGCCGTTCAAGGCATTCTCATCCTCGGCACCGTGCTCATCGACATGGCGCGGCGCGGGCGAACCGGCTGA
- a CDS encoding sugar ABC transporter ATP-binding protein, whose product MPTEASPIVALRGIEKSFGPVAVLRGVDFDLFAGEVHALMGENGAGKSTMIRLMSGAHQPNKGTVEVDGAPVRFSGPGEAKAAGIAVVHQELLLFPAMTVAENIFLGHAPRTRAGLLDWNEMRQRARALLDRLDCPDLDVDEKVSRLSVANRQRVEIARALSRDARVLIMDEPTAALAEADVRRLLDVVRSLRREGVGIVYVSHRMNEIFEIADRITVLRDGKTIDTRAASEATEATLVSMMVGRDIDQLFPKDTIIPGETVLEVRNLAHAGKIQDVSFSVRAGEILGIAGLVGSGRTELAQTIFGVTPATAGEILIDGKPVTVSNVREAIAHRIAYVPEDRAQHGLVRPQTIRENVSMAIIDRLTRRGIVDTARETEIASDAIRRFAIRARGPGQIVAQLSGGNQQKVVIAKWLATDPRILILDEPTRGVDVGAKTEIHKLMNQLAAQGLAIVMISSELPEVLGMSDRVLVMNGGRMSAILPRAEATPETVGAAMMTGHAA is encoded by the coding sequence TTGCCAACTGAGGCCTCCCCCATCGTCGCGCTGCGCGGCATCGAGAAGAGCTTCGGCCCGGTCGCCGTGTTGCGCGGGGTCGATTTCGACCTCTTCGCCGGCGAGGTCCATGCGCTGATGGGCGAGAACGGCGCCGGCAAGTCCACCATGATCCGGCTGATGTCCGGCGCCCACCAGCCCAACAAGGGCACCGTGGAGGTGGATGGCGCCCCGGTGCGCTTTTCCGGCCCCGGCGAGGCCAAGGCGGCGGGCATCGCGGTGGTGCACCAGGAACTCCTCCTCTTCCCGGCCATGACGGTGGCGGAGAACATCTTTCTCGGCCATGCGCCGCGCACCAGGGCGGGGCTTCTCGACTGGAACGAGATGCGCCAGCGCGCCCGCGCCCTTCTCGACCGGCTCGACTGCCCCGATCTCGACGTGGACGAAAAGGTCTCGCGCCTCTCGGTCGCCAACCGTCAGCGCGTCGAGATCGCCCGCGCCCTGTCGCGCGACGCGCGCGTCCTCATTATGGACGAGCCGACGGCGGCGCTGGCCGAGGCTGACGTGCGCCGCCTGCTCGACGTCGTACGCTCGTTGCGCCGCGAAGGCGTCGGCATCGTCTATGTCAGCCACCGGATGAACGAGATTTTCGAGATCGCTGACCGCATCACGGTTCTGCGCGACGGCAAGACGATCGACACGCGCGCCGCCAGCGAGGCGACGGAAGCCACGCTCGTCTCCATGATGGTCGGCCGCGACATCGATCAGCTCTTTCCAAAAGACACGATCATCCCCGGGGAGACAGTGCTGGAGGTGCGCAACCTCGCCCATGCCGGCAAGATCCAGGATGTGAGCTTTTCTGTCCGGGCGGGCGAAATCCTCGGCATTGCCGGTCTCGTCGGCTCGGGCCGGACGGAACTCGCCCAGACCATCTTCGGCGTGACGCCTGCGACGGCGGGCGAGATCCTGATCGACGGCAAGCCCGTCACCGTCTCCAACGTGCGCGAGGCCATCGCCCATCGCATCGCCTATGTGCCGGAGGACCGCGCGCAGCATGGGCTGGTGCGCCCGCAGACCATCCGCGAGAACGTCTCCATGGCGATCATCGACCGCTTGACGCGGCGGGGCATCGTCGACACGGCGCGCGAGACCGAGATCGCCAGCGACGCCATTCGCCGCTTCGCCATCCGCGCGCGGGGCCCGGGCCAAATTGTCGCCCAGCTGTCGGGCGGCAACCAGCAGAAGGTGGTGATCGCCAAATGGCTCGCCACCGATCCGCGCATCCTCATTCTCGACGAGCCGACGCGCGGCGTCGATGTCGGCGCCAAGACCGAGATTCACAAGTTGATGAACCAACTCGCCGCCCAAGGGCTCGCCATCGTCATGATCTCCAGCGAACTGCCCGAGGTGCTGGGCATGAGCGACCGGGTCCTGGTCATGAACGGGGGGCGCATGTCTGCCATCCTGCCGCGCGCCGAGGCCACCCCCGAAACCGTGGGCGCGGCCATGATGACAGGGCATGCGGCATGA
- a CDS encoding SDR family oxidoreductase, whose protein sequence is MGFEGKTVIVTGAGKGIGRRTVELLTERGAKVVALSRSQADLDRLASETGARGLVVDLADATATRAALAEALPADLLVNCAGINILEPFLEMKDESFDTVQAVNVRAAAIVSQVFARDLVARKAPGAIVNVSSISSFLGFRDHAAYCASKGAMDGLTRVMANELGPLGIRVNSVAPGITLTDLARAAWEAPEKGGPMLARTPLGRFAETGDVAEVILFLLSDASAMLTGVTLPIDGGFLAN, encoded by the coding sequence ATGGGTTTCGAAGGAAAGACGGTGATCGTCACCGGGGCCGGCAAGGGCATCGGGCGGCGCACCGTGGAGCTTCTCACAGAGCGCGGCGCCAAGGTCGTCGCCCTGTCGCGCTCGCAGGCTGATCTCGATCGGCTCGCATCCGAGACCGGCGCGCGGGGTCTGGTCGTCGATCTGGCGGACGCAACTGCCACGCGCGCTGCGTTGGCCGAAGCTCTGCCGGCCGACCTGCTCGTCAACTGCGCTGGCATCAACATTCTCGAGCCCTTCCTGGAGATGAAGGACGAGTCCTTCGACACGGTCCAGGCGGTGAACGTGCGCGCGGCGGCCATCGTCTCGCAGGTCTTCGCGCGCGACCTCGTCGCCCGCAAGGCACCGGGCGCGATCGTCAACGTCTCCTCCATCTCATCCTTCCTCGGCTTTCGCGACCATGCCGCCTATTGCGCTTCCAAGGGCGCGATGGACGGGCTGACGCGCGTCATGGCCAACGAGCTCGGCCCCCTCGGCATCCGCGTCAATTCCGTGGCGCCCGGTATCACGCTGACCGATCTAGCCCGCGCCGCCTGGGAGGCGCCGGAAAAGGGCGGCCCCATGCTGGCGCGCACGCCGCTCGGCCGCTTCGCCGAGACGGGGGACGTCGCCGAGGTGATCCTGTTCCTCCTGAGCGATGCCAGCGCCATGCTGACCGGCGTGACGCTGCCGATCGACGGAGGCTTCCTTGCCAACTGA
- a CDS encoding NAD(P)-dependent alcohol dehydrogenase: protein MSALVLEEKDRLSLRDFPVDEPLGPHDVRIAIHTVGICGSDVHYFTHGAIGPFVVREPMILGHEASGIVTETGSAVTTLKAGDRVCMEPGIPNPNGRATRLGLYNLDPDVRFWATPPIHGVLRPSVVHPEAFTFKLPDNVSFAAAAMVEPLAVGVHAVTKAKAAPGHVAVVVGAGPIGLVTVLAALAGGCAHVIVSDVDDTKLDIARTLGSVSTVNVAREDLAEAVKARTDGWGADVIYECAGSERAIASIFEPLCPGGVVVFVGIPLKPASYDVSAAMLKEARVEHVFRYAHVFPRCVAMLASGAIDVSPLITRTYPFEQSVEAFKDAASAPKGQVKMQITMGLPGE, encoded by the coding sequence ATCAGCGCGCTGGTTCTCGAAGAGAAGGACCGGCTGTCGCTTCGCGACTTTCCCGTGGACGAGCCGCTCGGGCCCCATGACGTGCGAATCGCGATCCACACTGTCGGCATCTGCGGGTCGGACGTTCACTACTTCACGCACGGCGCCATCGGCCCCTTCGTTGTGCGCGAGCCGATGATCCTCGGGCACGAGGCGTCCGGGATCGTGACCGAGACCGGCTCGGCGGTGACGACGCTGAAAGCCGGCGACCGCGTCTGCATGGAGCCCGGCATCCCGAACCCGAACGGCCGCGCGACCCGCCTCGGCCTTTACAATCTCGACCCCGACGTGCGTTTCTGGGCGACGCCGCCGATCCATGGCGTTCTGCGCCCGAGCGTCGTCCACCCCGAAGCCTTCACCTTCAAGCTGCCGGACAATGTCTCCTTCGCCGCCGCCGCGATGGTGGAGCCGCTGGCCGTCGGCGTTCACGCCGTGACCAAGGCCAAGGCCGCGCCGGGCCATGTCGCGGTGGTCGTCGGCGCGGGCCCGATCGGCCTCGTCACCGTTCTGGCCGCGCTGGCCGGCGGCTGCGCCCATGTGATCGTCTCCGACGTCGACGACACCAAGCTCGACATCGCCCGCACGCTCGGCTCGGTCTCGACCGTGAACGTCGCGCGCGAGGATCTGGCAGAGGCGGTGAAGGCGCGCACCGACGGTTGGGGTGCCGACGTGATCTATGAATGCGCGGGGTCGGAACGGGCCATCGCAAGCATTTTCGAGCCGCTCTGCCCCGGCGGCGTGGTGGTCTTCGTCGGCATCCCGTTGAAGCCGGCGAGTTACGACGTGTCGGCCGCGATGCTGAAGGAAGCGCGGGTCGAGCACGTCTTCCGCTACGCCCATGTCTTCCCGCGCTGCGTCGCCATGCTCGCCTCGGGCGCCATCGACGTGTCGCCTCTGATCACCCGGACCTATCCGTTCGAGCAGAGCGTCGAAGCCTTCAAGGACGCCGCCTCCGCCCCCAAGGGGCAGGTGAAGATGCAGATCACCATGGGCCTGCCCGGGGAATAG
- a CDS encoding AraC family transcriptional regulator produces the protein MTHPAPGPRPLLAEPLPASGPALELILCGPRESFRWATHDYPHHLAKWHCHPEYELHLIRESTGRMMIGDHVGAFEPGSLILTGPNLPHNWVSAIEPGASLRERDVLVQFTGEIADTLSHAFPEFAEVGALLEEAAFGVEFTGETATLGRKKLCEIGTLDGPRRLLAFLDLMATLATGRSDRRTLSRCAPALGLHTPASRKLERVIGFLATEFRRDITLAEAADICTMEATAFSRFFKHQTGHNFSAYVNHLRVQAACQLLAATDKSVTEICFETGFNNTANFNRRFAVVCGETPSAYRAGARRIQRSSFREAEAA, from the coding sequence ATGACCCATCCCGCTCCCGGCCCGCGCCCTCTTTTGGCTGAGCCTCTGCCCGCCAGCGGACCGGCATTGGAACTCATCCTGTGCGGCCCGCGCGAGTCCTTTCGATGGGCAACGCACGACTATCCCCACCACCTCGCCAAATGGCACTGCCATCCCGAATACGAGCTGCATCTGATCCGGGAAAGCACCGGGCGGATGATGATCGGCGACCATGTCGGCGCATTCGAGCCCGGAAGCCTGATCCTGACCGGACCGAACCTGCCGCACAATTGGGTGAGCGCCATCGAGCCGGGCGCCAGCCTGCGCGAGCGCGACGTGCTGGTGCAGTTCACCGGCGAGATCGCCGACACGCTGTCGCATGCCTTCCCAGAATTCGCAGAGGTCGGCGCGCTTCTGGAGGAGGCAGCCTTCGGCGTGGAGTTCACCGGCGAGACGGCAACGCTAGGGCGCAAGAAACTTTGCGAGATCGGAACGCTGGACGGGCCGCGTCGGCTTCTCGCTTTTCTCGATCTAATGGCGACGCTTGCGACAGGCCGAAGCGATCGGCGCACCCTGTCGCGCTGCGCCCCGGCGCTGGGGCTGCACACCCCGGCCTCCCGCAAGTTGGAACGGGTGATCGGTTTTTTGGCGACGGAGTTTCGCCGCGACATCACGCTGGCAGAAGCGGCCGACATCTGCACGATGGAGGCGACGGCCTTCTCACGTTTCTTCAAGCATCAGACCGGGCACAACTTTTCGGCCTATGTGAACCATCTCCGCGTGCAGGCCGCCTGCCAGCTCCTGGCCGCCACCGACAAATCGGTGACCGAGATCTGCTTCGAGACCGGCTTCAACAACACGGCCAATTTCAACCGCCGATTCGCTGTGGTCTGCGGCGAGACGCCGAGCGCCTACCGCGCCGGCGCACGCCGCATCCAGCGCTCCTCGTTTCGCGAGGCGGAGGCAGCATGA
- a CDS encoding FGGY-family carbohydrate kinase: MSEVPRFIAVVDIGKTNAKMVLHDLNERHDLTVRSLANAPRRDGPYPHYDTDALFAFILESLTEFAAAHPIDAISITAHGASAVLIGEHDLALPVLDYEAALEGAEGYEALRPPFSETLSPPMANGLNVGRQLFWLQARFPERFAEARHILTYPQYWAFRLTGIASCEPSSLGCHTDLWAPEQGDFSSLADRAGWRELFAPVRRPFDVLGPLKPEWAEQIGLAGREIPVLCGIHDSNASLLPHLLALPAPFAVVSTGTWVVSFSIGGRKTALDASRNMLAYVDAFGRPVPSALFMGGREFDILTNRAPAPPDEAALARVIEQGLMVRPPIVPNTGPFPEEQGGWSEPAEDLSAMERTAAASLYVALMTTESLALIGANGPIVVEGPFARNLPFLRALGQLTGRPIFAPTDGTGTSAGAALLALGPEVAVAGRPTEQPVDLAPIMGLEAYVAKWRNALAEQGDALP, translated from the coding sequence ATGAGCGAGGTGCCCCGTTTCATCGCCGTGGTCGACATCGGCAAGACCAATGCCAAGATGGTCCTGCACGATCTTAACGAACGGCACGACCTTACCGTGCGCTCGCTCGCCAACGCGCCGCGCCGGGACGGGCCCTATCCGCATTACGACACGGACGCTCTCTTCGCCTTTATCCTGGAGAGCCTGACCGAGTTCGCGGCGGCCCATCCGATCGACGCGATCTCGATTACGGCCCACGGCGCCTCCGCCGTGCTGATCGGCGAGCACGACCTCGCGCTCCCCGTCCTGGACTACGAGGCGGCGTTGGAAGGCGCGGAGGGCTACGAGGCGTTGCGGCCGCCGTTCTCCGAAACGCTTTCGCCGCCGATGGCGAACGGGCTCAATGTCGGCCGCCAACTCTTCTGGCTCCAGGCGCGCTTTCCCGAGCGCTTCGCCGAGGCCCGGCACATCCTCACCTATCCTCAATACTGGGCCTTCCGCCTGACCGGCATCGCCTCCTGCGAGCCGAGCTCGCTCGGCTGCCACACCGATCTCTGGGCGCCGGAGCAAGGCGACTTCTCCTCGCTCGCGGATCGGGCCGGCTGGCGAGAGCTCTTCGCGCCAGTGCGCCGCCCGTTCGACGTGCTCGGCCCCCTCAAGCCGGAATGGGCTGAGCAGATCGGACTGGCCGGGCGCGAAATTCCCGTGCTCTGCGGCATTCACGATTCCAACGCGTCGCTTCTGCCGCATCTCCTCGCGCTGCCCGCACCCTTCGCCGTCGTGTCCACCGGCACCTGGGTGGTCAGCTTCTCGATCGGCGGTCGCAAGACCGCGCTGGATGCCTCACGCAACATGCTGGCCTATGTCGACGCGTTCGGGCGGCCCGTTCCATCGGCGCTGTTCATGGGGGGCCGCGAGTTTGACATTCTGACCAACCGGGCGCCCGCGCCGCCGGACGAAGCCGCCCTCGCTCGCGTGATCGAGCAAGGGCTGATGGTTCGGCCGCCCATCGTGCCGAACACCGGTCCGTTTCCGGAAGAGCAAGGCGGCTGGAGCGAGCCGGCGGAAGATCTTTCGGCGATGGAGCGAACGGCTGCGGCCAGCCTCTACGTGGCGCTGATGACGACGGAGAGTCTGGCCCTGATCGGAGCGAACGGGCCGATCGTGGTGGAAGGTCCGTTCGCGCGCAACCTGCCCTTCCTTCGCGCGCTGGGGCAGCTGACCGGCCGCCCGATCTTCGCGCCGACCGACGGCACGGGCACCAGCGCGGGCGCGGCGCTTCTTGCATTGGGGCCGGAGGTCGCGGTCGCTGGCCGTCCCACTGAGCAGCCCGTCGATCTCGCCCCGATCATGGGCCTCGAGGCCTATGTCGCCAAGTGGCGAAACGCACTGGCCGAACAGGGAGACGCGCTGCCATGA
- a CDS encoding L-rhamnose mutarotase yields MSETDLETYAFRMQLHPGKAEAYRARHDAIPADLVALLREAGVRDYSIFLDPESHALFAILKRPKTHGMADLPSHPAMQRWWAGMADIMDTHPSNEPVSVPLVAMFHMD; encoded by the coding sequence ATGAGCGAAACGGATCTCGAAACCTACGCCTTTCGAATGCAGCTCCACCCGGGCAAGGCCGAGGCCTATCGCGCGCGGCACGACGCCATTCCGGCCGACCTCGTGGCGCTGCTGCGCGAGGCTGGGGTCCGCGACTATTCCATCTTCCTAGACCCCGAGTCCCATGCACTCTTCGCCATCCTGAAGCGCCCGAAGACCCATGGCATGGCGGACCTGCCGAGCCATCCGGCGATGCAGCGCTGGTGGGCGGGCATGGCCGACATCATGGACACCCATCCCAGCAACGAGCCGGTCAGCGTTCCGCTCGTCGCCATGTTCCATATGGACTGA
- a CDS encoding DeoR/GlpR family DNA-binding transcription regulator — protein MHERERHRMILSAIEGRSVATVQDFAALTGASEATIRRDIALLDEQKKLRRVRGGAEALRAPLPRAVSAESFGTLQARNAPQKLAIAREAARLCADDDSIIINGGTTTFGMVHYLTGQRLQILTNSFPIAEHLLQHSKASVLLPAGAVYREQGLILSPFEADGIAHFRARRMFMGAQGISPLGFAESDPLIIQSEQRLMRQADELVILADASKFDDRSSFIIAPLERADLLITDERIDDRAAAMVEAAGLRLVVAQLEPRTEA, from the coding sequence ATGCACGAGCGGGAACGCCACCGCATGATCCTGAGCGCCATCGAAGGGCGCTCGGTCGCGACCGTTCAGGACTTCGCGGCGCTCACCGGGGCGTCGGAGGCCACGATCCGGCGCGACATCGCGCTTCTCGACGAGCAGAAGAAGCTGCGGCGCGTGCGCGGCGGAGCCGAGGCGCTGCGGGCGCCGCTTCCGCGCGCCGTCTCTGCCGAGAGCTTCGGCACGCTCCAGGCGCGCAACGCACCGCAAAAACTGGCCATCGCGCGCGAAGCCGCACGACTCTGCGCGGACGATGATTCCATCATCATCAACGGCGGCACCACGACCTTCGGCATGGTCCACTATCTCACCGGCCAGCGGCTTCAGATCCTGACCAACTCCTTCCCGATCGCCGAGCACCTGCTCCAGCATTCCAAGGCGAGCGTGCTGCTGCCGGCCGGAGCCGTCTATCGCGAGCAAGGCCTGATCCTTTCGCCCTTCGAAGCGGACGGGATCGCGCATTTTCGCGCGAGGCGCATGTTCATGGGCGCGCAGGGCATCTCGCCGCTGGGCTTCGCCGAGTCGGACCCTCTCATCATCCAGTCTGAGCAACGGCTGATGCGACAGGCGGACGAACTGGTGATCCTTGCCGACGCCTCGAAATTCGACGACCGGTCGAGCTTCATCATCGCGCCGCTGGAGCGGGCCGACCTCCTGATCACCGACGAGCGAATCGACGACCGCGCCGCCGCCATGGTGGAAGCGGCTGGGCTTCGCCTCGTGGTCGCGCAACTGGAGCCAAGGACCGAGGCATGA